CCCACTGTTTAGAGCTCAAAGTGCACGAGGCCTCAGTCTCGTAATTTGTTTTTCTCCAGATCACAGCAAGTCATTACCTGAACTGTCTGTGACTCAGATCCGTGGTGTTGTAGACACTTGGAACGAGCAGATTGAAGAATTGGGTAAAGAATACTTGTGGGTGCAAGCTTTTGAAAACAAGGGAGAAGCGATGGGGTGCTCGCAGCCCCATCCACATGGACAGATTTGGGCAAATAGCTTCTTACCCAATGAGATTGCTAATAAGGAAGTCCATCTCAAGGAATACTATCAACAGCACGGGAGAAATTTGCTCGTCGATTACGTCGAGGCTGAGCTTGAAGATGGTTCGCGTATTGTCGTTGAAACTGAGCATTGGGTTGCGGTAGTGCCTTATTGGGCGGCGTGGCCTTTCGAGACCATGCTATTGCCTAAAACGCATGTCCGTCGCATGAATGAACTTAATAATGAGCAGCGCGACGACCTAGCTTTGGCCATGAAAAAACTAACCAGTCGTTATGACAACTTGTTCAACTGTTCTTTCCCATATTCAATGGGTTGGCATTATGCGCCGTTTTTTGAGCAAGGAACCGATATTGAGCATTGGCAGCTTCATGCATTGTTTTACCCACCATTGTTACGTAGTGCAACGGTTCGAAAGTTTATGGTTGGTTACGAGATGCTTGCTGAAAGCCAGCGAGACTTGACCGCAGAACAAGCGGCACAGCGTCTACGTGACTTGAGTGATGTTCATTATAAAGAGCAGCTGTAATTGTTGTTATCAAAGGGCAGAACAACGCCTTTTGTTCGCTAGTAAATAATAAGAGAACAACCCTATGTCCGAGTTAATTCAAAATGTCACTGCTTCTTTTGAAGTTGTATTGGGATACAAGCCTAGCCACATTGTTCAAGCACCTGGGCGTGTTAACTTGATCGGTGAACATACCGATTACAATGATGGCTTCGTATTGCCGTGCGCCATTGACTATAAGACCGTCGTAGCCGCCACTAAACGTGACGACACATTAGTTCGTGTTGTCTCTACGGATTACGGCAATGCGGTTGATGAGTTTGACCTTAATGAAGAGATTACATTCAAACAAGATCAGATGTGGCCTAACTACATTCGAGGGGTCGTTAAATGCCTTCTAGCAAGAGGCTATAGGTTTGGCGGTGCAGATATTGCCATCAGCGGCAATGTACCGCAAGGTGCTGGACTGAGCTCTTCCGCTGCGCTTGAGGTCGTGATCGGGCAGACGTTTAAGGTGCTCTACAACCTTGAGATCAGCCAAGCGGAAATTGCTCTCAATGGGCAGCAAGCAGAAAACAAGTTTGTTGGTTGTAACTGCGGGATTATGGATCAGATGATTTCTGCAGAGGGGCGTGAGAACCATGCCATGCTTCTCGATTGCAGAACGTTTGAAACCGAGTTGGTGCCGATGCCTGAAGACATGACGGTCATGATTATCAACTCAAATAAAAAGCGAGGTTTGGTTGATAGTGAATACAATACCCGCCGGGAGCAGTGTGAAGAGGCTGCTCGTGTATTTGGTGTGCCAGCACTACGTGATGTCTCGCTTGAACAGTTTAACGAAAAGTGTTCATTGTTAGATAGCATCGTAGCAAGTCGTGCTCGACATGTAATAACAGAAAACGATCGCACACTAAAAGCCGCTCAGGCGCTGCGTGACCACGATATAAAAGGTCTAGGGGCATTGATGGCAGAGTCGCACGCTTCGATGCGTGATGACTTTGAAATTACAGTGAGTGAGATTGACCTTCTAGTAGACATAGTTAAAGGCGTTGTTGGCGAGGAGGGAGGAGTGCGTATGACCGGCGGCGGTTTTGGTGGCTGTATTGTTGCACTTGTTCCGCCAGAGTTAGTGGAGCAAGTTACCACCGCAGTTCAAGATAACTATCAACGTGAAACTGGCCTAAAAGAGTCCATTTATGTTTGTAAGGCTAAGAACGGCGCAGGCTTGGTGTTGGCTGAGTAAGTAGTTGGTGAGAAAATGAATGAAACTTTAGAGTCAACGATAACCCAGCACGCATTCAGCGACGGCATGCCAGCCAAATTTATCGAGCTCAAGAATAGCTATGGGATGACCGTGAGCTTTATGGACATCGGTGCGACTTGGTTAAGTTGTCGCCTGCCACTATCCGGCGGCGAGATACGTGAAGTGCTTTTGGGAGTTGGCAGTATTGCGCAGTTTAATCAACACACCAGTTTTATGGGTTCGACAGTGGGGCGTTATGCGAACCGAATAGCTAACGGTCAGTTTACCATTTCAGGGAAGAGATACAGTGTCAGTCGAAATCAGGCGGGTAACTGCCTGCATGGTGGTAGCCAAGGGTTTGATAAACGAAGGTGGGAGGTTCTGAATCAATCTCGGCAACAGGTGACCTTTGCTCTAGATTCACCCGATGGCGACCAAGGCTTCCCCGGTAACCTCTGCGTAAGCGTGACCTATACGTTAACTGACACCAACCAGGTTGAGGTGACGTATTTGGCCAGAACTGATAAGGCTACACCTGTTGGTTTGACTAATCACGCCTACTTCAACCTTTCGGCACAAAACAGAGACTGCCTCACGCACCAATTGAAGATAGATGCAGATTACTACGTACCGACCAATGATAAAGGGATCCCATTGGGGGAGTTATCTGATGTGTCAGAAACAGGTTTCGACTTTCGTACTTCGAAACAGATTGGAGACGACCTCCTTAAAGATAAG
This is a stretch of genomic DNA from Vibrio maritimus. It encodes these proteins:
- a CDS encoding UDP-glucose--hexose-1-phosphate uridylyltransferase → MSKIEFNPVDHPHRRFNPLTGNWVLVSPHRAKRPWSGADEKPATDELPAYDGQCFLCPTNERISGDVNPDYQGTYVFNNDFAALMSDSPNAPESDHPLFRAQSARGLSLVICFSPDHSKSLPELSVTQIRGVVDTWNEQIEELGKEYLWVQAFENKGEAMGCSQPHPHGQIWANSFLPNEIANKEVHLKEYYQQHGRNLLVDYVEAELEDGSRIVVETEHWVAVVPYWAAWPFETMLLPKTHVRRMNELNNEQRDDLALAMKKLTSRYDNLFNCSFPYSMGWHYAPFFEQGTDIEHWQLHALFYPPLLRSATVRKFMVGYEMLAESQRDLTAEQAAQRLRDLSDVHYKEQL
- the galK gene encoding galactokinase, giving the protein MSELIQNVTASFEVVLGYKPSHIVQAPGRVNLIGEHTDYNDGFVLPCAIDYKTVVAATKRDDTLVRVVSTDYGNAVDEFDLNEEITFKQDQMWPNYIRGVVKCLLARGYRFGGADIAISGNVPQGAGLSSSAALEVVIGQTFKVLYNLEISQAEIALNGQQAENKFVGCNCGIMDQMISAEGRENHAMLLDCRTFETELVPMPEDMTVMIINSNKKRGLVDSEYNTRREQCEEAARVFGVPALRDVSLEQFNEKCSLLDSIVASRARHVITENDRTLKAAQALRDHDIKGLGALMAESHASMRDDFEITVSEIDLLVDIVKGVVGEEGGVRMTGGGFGGCIVALVPPELVEQVTTAVQDNYQRETGLKESIYVCKAKNGAGLVLAE
- the galM gene encoding galactose-1-epimerase, with the translated sequence MNETLESTITQHAFSDGMPAKFIELKNSYGMTVSFMDIGATWLSCRLPLSGGEIREVLLGVGSIAQFNQHTSFMGSTVGRYANRIANGQFTISGKRYSVSRNQAGNCLHGGSQGFDKRRWEVLNQSRQQVTFALDSPDGDQGFPGNLCVSVTYTLTDTNQVEVTYLARTDKATPVGLTNHAYFNLSAQNRDCLTHQLKIDADYYVPTNDKGIPLGELSDVSETGFDFRTSKQIGDDLLKDKQQCIAHGYDHCYLFDPKRVVSKPVLTLVAPDNLVTLSIITNKPAIQLYTGNWLEGEPNREGGSYDQYAGVALETQFLPDSPNQREWNQPSCILEPENYYRYQTIFGFDF